A region of the Pelecanus crispus isolate bPelCri1 chromosome 1, bPelCri1.pri, whole genome shotgun sequence genome:
AAGAGTTCTCAGTCCCTAACACGGAGTGAGATGCTACTGCAGAAAAAtaccccagcccagcccaagGCTAAAAAATGCCAACAAGGTATTACGAAACCAGGCCCACCAAGGACTTCTGCTGCCTGTATTAGCAGAGCGACCAAATACCTGGCAGAaaggccagggctgggctgtaGCTGCCTCTCCCAGGTGGCAGCTCAGAGCCTGCGCAGGGGCTGCTCTTCCTCACGCTGCTGGAGACGCCGTGCTTTGAGAAACGCAAAGCGGCGGAGATCCCAGCCTTGACAGAAACAACCCCTCCGCCCCAAACCCAGACGTGCTTCGCACCCACGACCGACTCGGAGCTCGCTCTCCGGCGCtacccagcagcaccctgccagcGAGGAGGTGCCCGCGGCCGCGCAGGACAGCCCGCGCTCGCCGGAGGAGCtcgtgctggggcagggggcagagccaggcaccTTCGGCTCAGCATCAGGACCCCCCCCCGACCAGCCTCGTGCCCCACCCTGCGGCATGACCCCGGCGAGCACCGGCATCCCAGAGCAGTCGGCGCATCCGCCGGACTGGCGACATTCCTCCTCCACGGCAGAAAATCAAAAGCCGTGCAGCAGGCGGTGAGGGTCCCTCAGCCTGAACGGGAGAGGAATGCCGAGACCCGCCAACAAGATGACTTAATAACCAAATCAAAACCCTTGCAGAACGTCAAACCCTGAGATGAAtctgtgctggagcagaaaaaaaaaaaaaaaaaaaaaaaaggtcaggaTTGTCATATACCTCCCCTGCCCTCGGGAAAATCCaccccaggagctggggaggaaggTGAAGCTTTCTCCTAAGTTACTCATCGCTCTGAATCACACATCCCCGGGCACACCGTGGTTCAGAGCCAGCTCCGGGTTGGTCAGAATTTGTCTCCGTTTCCATACGGATCCTGAGAAGTCATTACATGGTGCTTAAACAGGAGCAAACACCACCTTCGATTCGCACCATCAACTTTATGAGTGATAACTAAGCCCTGTACATTCTCCTAAGGTATGTTCTCCTTTCACATATGacgaagagaaaaaaagaaattttttgatgatgaagagaaaaaaaaataaattttgcccCTAGCCACACTGCAAATCAATCACGATTAGAAACTTAAAAGCACTAGTTTAATTTTATCTCCGAACTGCTAAACAAGGATGGTTTAGACGTCACCCTTCCAAAGCCACGCTCTGCGGGATTACGGCCGAGCAGAGCAGGGGAGCCGAGCCAGGTCCCCATCTCCAGCCTCCAGCAGAGCTCATCgagcaattacatttttaatgggTTTTCAGGAGCTGCTTGGGGAACACTAAATAAGGCGTCGCACGCGGGCGCTGCGTTTGGCTGCGCTTGGGTGGAAAACGGGGATTTTCTCGTGGGTCTGAGCTCCGGCCTCGATGCGGTGAAGTTTTAGGacgacgggggggggggggagaaaagggacaCTGAAGCAGTTACACCTGTTTTGGCGGAGGAGGGCGAGGAGGCACGGCCTCCCCCCACGGGCACTAGCGGCGGCACAGCTCCAGCAACCATTTAGGAGAGCCACGAGGAAACACGAGGGGAATCCCGGGCAGCGCCCGTGGGtctgaggcagaggaggagagtcAAGGTAATGCCTCCCTCCAACCCTCTCCCGCGCCGGCAGCGGCCACGGGTGGGAGGAAGGGCTCggacccccacacccccaggcGGCTTCTTGCAGTCACCGCCTCGACGCCCCCCGGCGTGGGTCAGCCCCGTGGAAAAAAGCTCAAAAGCGCTCCCCCGGCCGAGCTGGCCATCGGCTGCCCGCGCCACGTGCGGAGACACGCGTGGCCGCTCAGCAGGCgagcgcggcccggcggggcgcgccccgcacccccgcctTCACCCACTcgggacggggacgggggaTTCCCCGCCCACCCCCTCCCACGCGCGCTGGAAGCCCGTACCGCGCGGGAAGCGCACCCCACGCAGCAGGGCCAAGCCGGTGCGGCCACCCTGCGCTCCCACTCCCCActcgggaggtggggggggggggggcgggacaCACCCCACGCAGCGAGACCCAAGAACCACCCCACCCACGCACCCTACCCCCCGGGCGGCACCAGCAACCCCGGACCCCGacagctccccccaccccgcgcgggggggggagcccacgcgcgcccccccccccccccccccccttcccgcgGCGCCCACCGTCGATGTCGCCCAGGGTGAGCTCGTCGCCCAGCTCGGTCAGGGTCTCCATGTTCTCCGCGCCCAGCTCGCCGCCCTCCATCGCGCAGgggcccgccgcggccgggcgctCCGGCTCATGaaccccccgccgccgccgccgccgccgccgccgccgccgccccgggcgcTCAAGCGGAGGCTGCCGGCGCTCGCCGCCGACCCCGCGCCATCTTGGGCCGCCCCGGccggccggcggccccgcccccacCTGCCGGCCGCCACGGCAGCGGCGCGCGCGCCCCCCGCGGTTTGTTGTCAATGAGACCAGGTCGCCCCCGGCCAAtcggcggccgcggcggcgcgtGGTGTGATGGCGCGTCACCGATCAGCAGCTGCGATTAGCAtaggccgccccgccccgcgcggcctccccccgccctcctGATTAGAATATTCAtgaggggggcggggccggcggctgcGCAGCGCCGAGCGCGGCGGCCACGCGTGGGAGCGGGACCAGCGCTGCCGCCTCCCCCTCTGCCCACGGAGAACCcggcaggggcagagctggcacccCCGGGCCCCCGGCGCGGCTGAAGCGGGGAAAGGCCAGGCAGAAGGCGGCGGTGGAGCTCAGAGGAAGGGGTTTGTagtgtccccccaccccgttAGCGCCGCCATCCCTCCGCAGCTCCCCACGGACCCTCACCTCCTGAGGGGCCAGACCCGACGCCCGCTCCCACCAGGAACAGGAGCAAGAGCCAGgcttcttttactttaaaaaaaaaaaaaaaaaaaaaaaagtaaattttattcaagaaaaacaaaacacgcACCCATTGCCACCCCCCAACTGATGGACCTGGTTCCGCAGTTAAAAATTCAGGACATTCCCCCTTTCCCAAAGGCCGcagtgcccccagcccggcACAGGGCACCCGCTTCTGGGGGACGGTCCCTCTGCAAGAGCCTCCTCTGGTGCGAGTTCATCAGCAACCATGAGAAAAGGCAGGGTGGTTGTGCCAGCCCCTCGCCTCTGCTCCCACTGCAGCCCAGACGCCCTACAGAGGGTCGCAGCCCATGAGctggctccctccctgctccagccctgctgtccCCCCGAGAAGGGGACTTGGGAGTCTAAATTAGAGAAGAACACCCCACCCAGAGGGATGGGGGCAGGATGGCGTGGGCAGGGCGTGGGGTACGGGATAGGCTCACAGGGGTTCAGGGCTGGCTCCCCAAGCACCTTCAGCATCAGCGGTGCTTGCAGCCAACCTGTGCTCATAGTGTAAAGAGGGCCAAGAGCTGAAATCCCTCCTTCCCAAAAATTCACTGCCTGTTTGCCTCCCTGCGGGGATGCACTGCGGTAGCCGCCCAGGAGAGTGGGATGCCATCGGGCTGGGAACCGGCACTGTCAGCCTTTTCAACTACGGCTGACCGACAAAATGCACATAGCTCGGTAAAACAGCCGCTGGGAAGAGGGGAGAACTGGTCCGGCAGAGGTAGCAGCTGGGCAGAGACCAGGTACAACCAAGTTGTAGGGGGATGCCAATGAGATCACcagcttaaaaaagaaaaaaaaaaaaaaaaaatcccaaaactgAGAGAAGCAGCATTGCTCATGAGGCTGTTTGGCGTGACACgctccccagcccacccacGACAGAGGAGGCACGTTCAGCGTGGGGCACCCTGTGCTGCGGGGGGGAGGGCTCCCCACGGGGCTCAGCCACAGCGTGTCCCCCTTGCCTTACCCCACCACGGATGGCAGCACCCCAACCGGCCCAGGGGACGGCCCCGCTGCCTTCCCGTCTGTGCTTTGGCTCTGGGGAAGGGGTACCCCACTtcagctccccccacccccgttgGGGCAacccaccagcaccaccacccgGCCCCTGCCAAACGAAAGGGAAaggcaacaaaacaaaacccacggCACAAACGGAAAGGGGACCGTCGGGCACCGGCCTGAGGCCGCCGAGAGGGAGAGAGCCGCTCCGCGTCCCGCCGGCATCGCCCCCGCCGCGAGGTGCAAGCCCCCGCGTGCTACAGCTCCGACTGCGAGCGGGAGATGCGCGGGCCCTTGCGGATCTCCTTCcgcttctcctccttcttccgccgcttctcctcctcccgcaGCGCCTTCTGGAAGGTGTCGGCACTGGGGAAAAACTGCAGGGTGACAGCAGTGGGTCAGCACGGGGGAGCCCCAACAGTCTCCCGGATGcacaacccccccccctccccaaacccaccGAAGCCACCGCGCAGCCCCTGCGGTGCCAGGGGGCTTGAGGTCAGATGTGGCACGAGGCGAATTCGGTCCCGATGCTCCCACGGGGCAGATGGCCACTGGGAGGGGGAGAAGACACCAGACACCCAAAGCCAACCACAGCCCAGCTGTGGAATTCGATGCACACGTTTTGACCAGTTTTCCTCCATGCTGGGGTTTTTGGCCATTCCCCACCAAGCTACCCATTCCCTTCCCCAGGTGGCTGCCTGGAGCCATGATGGGATGGAGAAGCCCACGGGGCGAGCTGGTGGCATTGCCATCTTACCTCAGAGTGGTCCGTTTTAAAGGGATTGCGGTAATCGGGTGATTTCTCGCTGATTCCCAGCTCCTGAGCCATCTGCGGAGCAGAGTGGAGACCACATTGGGGAGCTGTGCCTCCCACCTGCACCCGCCCCGTGGCCAGggtcccctcctccccatcagCCCCCTCTGTGCTCTTGCCCCATCCCTCAGCCCAATGACATCCCTCAGACGTGGGGtatgctccccctgccctcctttTACCCCAAAAAcctcaccccccagccccagcagcagagaggggatGCGGTTGCGGGGGGACACCGGGAGCCGTACCAGCCCCAGGACTTGGGAGTGGGGTCCCTGCTCGAACACGCCCGTCAGGTTGCAGAAGCCGATGCCCCAGCGGATGAGGCTGTTCCAGTTGGAGTTGCGGTCGAAGTAGTGGTGCACGATCTTGGGGAAGCGCAGGACGACGTCCCCGAAGAAGGCGGTGTTCTCCACCACGTGGGAGTACGCTGCGGGGACAGCCACCCACCCGGTCGGCACAGCGGCACGCACCCCCCGTCCCGCCGGCGCTTACGTCCCCactgggaggtggggagggctgggggcaaaCGGGCAGGCTCCCCAGTACGAACTGGTCAGAGGCAGCAATACGGTCCCCGACAGACAGGGACCAGCCTGGGTCTGGTCTGGGTACACAGGGGTTTTGTACCTACCCCGGTGCCGGTCCCAGGAGGAATATCGGCGATGCACCAGAGCActggaaaagggaagggggTAAGGACCGGAGAGGACCTACCATCCTTTATCTTCTCGTCCTGAGGGAAAGGCCCGTCGGGAGGCACGTCGGCAGCGATGAGCACAGCCCGGGAATCCTCCAGCACCTACCAGAGCCCTCGGTTACCATCCCATCCCGCCAGCCTTTCCCCGTGCCCCCGGGGCACCCCAGGGGTGCTGCCCCAGCCACCTCACTTGAAACCCCACAGCGTCCTCCCTTCAGGTCCTAAATCCTACCTGCCCACCCAGCTCTTCTCTTTGACCCCACGGAGGCCCCCTGGCCCTCCCCGCTTCTCCTGCCCATCCTCCCCGGCCCCAGGGCACACTGAGCCTGGAGGGCGGCCCGCGCTGTGGCTCACTTTGAAGAGTCCCTTGAGCATGATGTCGATGATTTTGTACTGCTGGTTGACGTCATTGAGCTCGATCAGGTTCTTCAGCGCGTTCATCTGGTCCTTGCGCTTCACCTCAAACAGCTTCTTATCTGCACCGCCGTCAAGGGCGCTGCCGGCACACTCCCACCGCGCTCCCGCTCTCCCCCTCCGCCGGGCACCCAGCACCATCCCAGCCCCCCAGGTCTCCATGGCATGCCcaagggctgtggggcagcgcCGGAGCCAGGATGAGACACGGGTTTCCAGCCAGCCCCTTTGCCCGGACACCCCAGTGGGGCGCTTAACAACGCTGGGCACTCGTGGGAAGCTTTCTACTtgccagcccctgctccagcaaggCTGGCAAGTagaggctgcagagaaggatACAGATTTCCAAGCCAGAGTCCACCCTCTGCTTTTCCAGGTCAGCGAAGCTGCCCcgggacagcagcagcaccagcagaaaGGGGCAGATCAAGAGAAAACCCATGTCGGCTGCCACAGCCTGGAACAAAACAGACCAACAATAACCAGCGAGAAGACTTACTGAGCAGAGGCCTCTCGCAGAGCAGCTGCTCAGGACCAAGGGCACATCGCCCTCGACCCCGGGGTCCTTGCCCGCCTCTCCCTTGTCCCCACGAGGGGTTTGAGGGAGACggcagccagagcagggccaCGGGACGATGCTGCAGCCGGCCCGCTCTCCCCTGCGAGGGAAGCCCCAGTCTACCCCTCCTCTCTACCTGCCTCcgctgctggctgggcaccCAGGGATCTGACTGAGCACTAATCCAGCAGAAAAATTAAGTCCTATCCCTTCTCCCAAAAATAACAGCTAGCTTTTTGCTGGGTGTGCGAGTTAGAGCAGCCCAGCAACcaaagcagcagggaggagaaggatCGCCGAGGGGCTGAAGCCCACCTCGTGAAGAGCACCAGGCACGGCCGGCTCAGCCATCTCACTTCACCTCTTGGGGTGCTGGTACCTGGGCCCTTCCCCTTGCTACAAGCCAGGCGCCAGCTGCGGGCCCCACGCCGAAAAGCAGCAGTTGGGTGACCTGGTGGTAGCTCCCCCCGTGCCCCAAGCGCGTCCCTCCCCAGGCAGCGCCTGAGGTTCTGCAGGGACGCGtttgggcagagctgctcctggccACGAGGGTCCCTCAGACAGAGGCAACGTGCAGAAGagaggctggaggagaaggTCAAGAGTGAGCTCCCTGGGACAGCCTAGACCTCGAAAAGGAGAGCAGTACCTCGGCCTCCAGGCAGTGGGACTCGAGGTGGCCTGTCCGCAGGGATAAGGTTTCCGCGGAGCCAAGCAGCGGCCACCAGCAATTACggaagcagcagctccttcaGAGGCATCCCCCAAGCCGCCTCCTGCTCCCGAGGGAAAGGCAGACACTAAGGCCACCAAAGCTGCCCTCACCCTGCCGCCACGCTCCCCTCCCAAGCTTGCCCACCCGGCCAAGCCTCTCTCTCCAATACCCTAACACTGGAACAGAAACAAATCCCTTCTTCACACCAaatctgggggtttttttcttcttgtttttcttttttaagcaaataaaatttttcaacCCCAGGCGAGACAAAGTgggcagcaccggcagctctcccagccctgcaaggagcagcagctcccgcTCCCACCGTGCACCTCCttgccaaggctgagccaagaGCCCTCGCACCCCCGGCTTGGGCAGGGAAATGGCATCAGGCAAACACGAGAAACCCTCcgcatttctttttgctgttgtgcTTTGCAAAAGGCAGCACCCCTGGAAGGGAACGGAACAGAGTAACTACAATCAGCGTTACAGGGGAAGACAGGGCTGCCCCTGGAGCGGGCTCAGCATCACAACCCGTGTTTCAGACGCGATGCAGAGCCGGGATGGCAGCACAAGCCTCTCACGCTGGGGGCCAGGGTCTGTCCCCTTTGGCTGCTGTGGCACAAGCCTTAAGGTGTACTCCAGCCACCCTGAAGGCCGCAAAGCACGCCAACAGGCTGAGGCTGTAAGGAGAAATTCTCCAGCCCGGGCAAGCAGATGCTCTGCTAGACCCACCAGCCTGGTCGGCTTCCAAGAGACTGCTTCACCCTGCCTAAAACTACGACTCAAGGGCCCAAGACTTGGCTTAGCGAGGGGGTGCGGGTCccccctctgcagagcctcccATAGCTGCTCGCTCCTTCCCAGGGTCtcggggaggaggaagagcagcaacTCAAAAGCGCAAACTGCGACTGCCCTGGGACCTGAGCTCCTGTTTGCCCCTCGGATCAGACGCACGTCCATAAGGACCAGGCTGGCTATTTGCTGTGCTTGTGGAGAACTGGAGAAAGACCCTGGAGGCAGCCGATGGCCTCCAGACCAGGCTGAAaggcaaagagcagaaatgctGCCCGTGACAGCTCTGCCACGCTGCCCGCAGCAGTCCCAGCACGGCTGGTCAGGGCAGGGGCTCCTGTCCCCGCTTCCAACATGGGAGCCAGGTGGCTGGAGAATGTCCCGCGGCCACTCTGAGGAGGAAGATGTtgagctgcaaaaaaaaaacggcTCAGGCAACAACAGAGCAAAGCATGGCTCTCAGCCGAAGCGGTTGCTGGCCAGCTGGTTGCTCCAGCAGAAAGCCCACCAGCCTGCCCCTGAGTCTCAGAACGGAGATGGGCTTTTCCAGAGACACGACAACAAACGCTGCATTATAGATGGTTGatgttttcaatgaaaatgtttttaatgactttacaaatcctcctgcagcagccctaCAGATTGTGCCATGGGACGAGGTCAGAAGAAGAGGGCTAGAGAACCACGCCATACCAGAAGCCCATCACCTTTTCGTCTGACCCCTTCCCTGCTGATGCTCATTCTCACATCAAAGCTACTGACCGCCGTCGCCCATCAGGGCTGAAACACCACAGTGAAAATGAAGCAGGAGCCAGTTGTTGCCCTCATCCATAGGGAAAGTGAGGTTGCTGGTGCCGCGTGGGACCAGCTTGAGCTTATTTCCCTTCGCTGCCCTGCCCATTTCACACCGTTTTAATAGCAGAGGACattccctcctctccaggccAGACTGCATAAGCGCAAGGATGCCGAAGCTTCTTGCAGATGTTCCTCCATGCTTTCCCCGTGAACCCTCCCTTGCATCTTCACACCCGCTGAGGGACGAGATGAGACAGAAGCAcggcagagctgctcctctcttccctccctgctcctccttgaaCTGATCCCTGCCAAAGCTGGCTCTGCCCAGCACTCCCAGAGCAGTCCAGGGAGCCAGGGCCTGGCCTGATGCTACAGATGGGAAGGAGTTTCCACCAATATTCCCTCgcagccccagccagctggTTGCTTCAGCAGAAAGCCCACCAGTCTGTCTCGCTGTCTCCCATCCTCTTAATTTAGACGTGTTTTTCCAAAGACACGACAACAGATGCTGTGTTATAGATGGTTAGTGCTTcccattaaaacatttttaatgactttataAATTCTCCTGCAGGAGCTCCATCTGAACCGAGCATCCCCGGGATTTATTCGCTTAATGAGCTCGCAAGGCAGAGCCATGCTGCCACGCTTTGGTTCCCAGGAGGGACTTTCAcaggacccccccgccccgcctccccTCCGCAGGGCACTGAAACAAGGGGGGGAAAAGCATCATCAGCCAGCTTGCCCCAGGAGCACACTGTggcaaaacaagaaatgaaaactccTCGCCCCACAAATCCATCCCCGAGCCACTCCTCCGCCAACGAGATGAGGATTAATCTCTTGTTGCAGCTGAGCCAAGAGCTTCAGAAGTGAAACACAGGCGGCCCGGACTTCTTCTGCTAGTGCATTTCTATACAGGGCTTACAGGATCAGGTGCTTCAGTGAAACAACAACGGCCGTTTACATCTGCTTACCTCAAAAGTCCCTTAACCACCAAAACCAGATCTCATGTACCGTAGGGACGGCTGCCAGTTGGGATTAGGCAGCCCCGACCGAAGCCAGCGAGCTGCTGTGATTTCCACCGGGGACGGATCCCTCTCAGCCCACCTCCGTGCCTCCCATCCCGCTGGAGGGGGCCAGCAGCACCCCGAGGGGCTGGGGCGGCTGCGGGCACAGGGAGACGGGGATTCTCTCTCCAGCACCGCCGAAACTGACGGCCACCGCGCAGGGACGGAGGCGCGGAGAGCGGATTAGCCGAGACTCCCCCGGCCGCGCTGTGGGAAACTCACCCCGAGCCGTGTCCAGCGGACGCAGCAGGCGAGGGGATGCAAACCCACAGGCGGGACGGCTGCCTCGCCGGCGCTGCCGGCAGCCCGCTCCGCACCgcggggccccggcggcggcgaggaggaggaggaggagggagagcggGCGGTGCTGGCAGAGCCCTCCGGCTACGGGCAAAGCCCTTTGGCCAAAGCTCCAGCgagccgcccccggggccgcgctgcccgcccggctGCACggccttccctcctccctccctccctccctcccgggTCTCCCTCCGGCAGCGGCCGGCGGTAGAGGCCACCGTCCGTGCCCCCGGAGCggcccccgggctgcccccgcctcggcccttccctcctgccccgccacggccgggcagcccccgccgagACCCCCCCGCCCGGGGAGAGGAGGGCGCCCGGCTCCCCCGGGCCTCTCCCGCAGGCGGCCCCCCCTCACCTGCGGGCCGGGTACCGGTACCGGGCTCGGCGCTCACGCCCGCCGCGCTGCCATGCCcatgccgccgccgccgccgcttccccgccccgccccgccccgtcaCTTCCTgagctcccgccccgccccgccccggccccgccgagctCCCGCCGGCCGTGCGGGGTCGGGGGCCCGGAGAAAACCGGGGGCCGGAGAGAGCCGGGCcctgccgccgcctccccccggggCTGGTCCCGTCGCGGGAGGGCTTCCCCCGGTTCTGCAAGGGAAGGAACCTCTCGTTAATTGAAGCCCCGAGGAGAAAGGGGCGCTTATAGGGTTTGGAGGCAACAGGCAGCCGGGGGTCTGGGGCTGTAGCCTCGGGGATCATCCGTGAACTGGAAGAAGTCTCCTCGTCCCAGCGGGACAAGCGGCTATCTGCTTCGCCGGGGGTCCTGGCTGAAGTTTTCAGGAGGCAGTTCTGTATTTCGATTAACTGAAGAGCAGCA
Encoded here:
- the CCDC134 gene encoding LOW QUALITY PROTEIN: coiled-coil domain-containing protein 134 (The sequence of the model RefSeq protein was modified relative to this genomic sequence to represent the inferred CDS: substituted 1 base at 1 genomic stop codon), whose protein sequence is MDEGSNLXLIFRKRFAVAADMGFLLICPFLLVLLLSRGSFADLEKQRVDSGLEIYKKLFEVKRKDQMNALKNLIELNDVNQQYKIIDIMLKGLFKVLEDSRAVLIAADVPPDGPFPQDEKIKDAYSHVVENTAFFGDVVLRFPKIVHHYFDRNSNWNSLIRWGIGFCNLTGVFEQGPHSQVLGLMAQELGISEKSPDYRNPFKTDHSEFFPSADTFQKALREEEKRRKKEEKRKEIRKGPRISRSQSEL